The following are encoded in a window of Carya illinoinensis cultivar Pawnee chromosome 15, C.illinoinensisPawnee_v1, whole genome shotgun sequence genomic DNA:
- the LOC122296864 gene encoding disease resistance protein RPV1-like gives MTSSMAFQGPSSSSLHFSSSSIQPWNHDVFLSFRGEDVRQNFISHLYQALYQKGINTYIDNNLERGEKISPALFKAIEGSMISIIILSKNYAESRWCLDELLKILDCKETMKQIVLPVFYDVKPSEVRHQKEDFGKAFTKLSKRIKDNIKVLEWKAAMKKLADMSGFPLTNFRNESELIHTIIQWVDLRMVNHTSLHVAKYPVGIESRVTVVYQHLNIGRKDITCMIGIFGAGGIGKTTISKEIYNMISSQFEGSCFLKDIRETSKQASGLIRLQNKLLYEILRINLDVRDIDRGVNVIRHRLRSKRVLLILDDVDELVQLENLAGDRNWFGLESRIIITTRNRHLLNNPKADSVYEVEVLDDNEAFRLFSWHAFEEEEPIENYVELSKKVLQYAQGLPLVLSILGSNLKGRSLHQWESALDKYRKTPNGNIQKVLQASYDGLENNEKDMFLDIAFFFKGELLANVIKIFDSCGFSLDDGINRLIDKCLITVDSNTLWMHDVLQDIGQEIVRLQSSKEPGKRSRLWFHEDVRHVLEESTVRVTKKIVCKDGILIDLPHGEDMINLDSDAFVSMKGLRVFINHNAHFSKGPNYLSNELRVLDWSKCPMQSLPPNFNGKKLVVFRICDSLVTELGQRFKNLRTMDLIDCKFLTKIPDLSSASNLVELKVEYCANLVEVHDSVGFLDNLSFLSFVDCPNLSIFPRSLKLRSLHKLNFNGCTSFRNFPEIEGNMENLRTLHVEGTAIEELPLRNLVGLSVLNLTRCKKLVGLPTCILVFQNILNFGRMVDNKQSVVAIEHTTMEDEIISSSEEQLHELQPPANSSNGSTSLQVLNLPNCCQSESNLCPLSNLFTMFNSKAILYQLIVFNSTIVSLPTCIKGFVKLTFLDLSHCKKLKEILELPPNIKKVCTSECKSLKSFPEVSQILQFHRSHIRSLASINLSDCDKMHVNVWNRHGPNPLLLKGYYNKVSSDSGRFMRPDDVQLSGTKAWVIDIEGPHYLENISGIGLYCVVFYKPMT, from the exons ATGACTTCTTCCATGGCCTTTCAAGGaccttcttcctcttccctacacttttcttcttcttctatccAACCTTGGAATCATGACGTATTCTTGAGTTTTAGAGGTGAAGATGTTCGCCAAAACTTTATTTCCCATCTATACCAAGCTTTGTACCAAAAGGGAATCAATACTTACATAGACAACAATCTTGAAAGAGGAGAGAAAATTTCGCCGGCACTTTTCAAAGCTATTGAAGGATCAATGATTTCTATCATTATTCTCTCTAAAAACTATGCAGAATCCAGATGGTGCTTAGACGAGTTATTGAAGATTCTTGACTGCAAGGAAACAATGAAACAAATTGTTCTCCCTGTATTCTATGACGTAAAGCCATCAGAAGTACGACATCAAAAAGAAGATTTTGGAAAAGCATTCACCAAACTTTCTAAGAGAATCAAGGATAACATAAAGGTGCTGGAGTGGAAGGCAGCTATGAAAAAATTAGCCGATATGTCTGGGTTTCCATTAACGAACTTCCG GAATGAATCGGAACTTATTCACACAATAATTCAATGGGTGGACTTAAGAATGGTAAACCATACATCTTTACATGTagccaagtatccagttggaaTAGAGTCTCGTGTAACGGTTGTTTATCAGCATTTAAATATTGGAAGGAAGGATATTACATGCATGATAGGGATATTTGGAGCTGGTGGAATCGGTAAGACAACTATTTCAAAAGAGATCTATAACATGATTTCTTCTCAATTTGAAGGGAGTTGTTTTTTGAAAGACATTAGAGAAACTTCAAAGCAAGCAAGTGGTCTAATTCGGTTGCAAAACAAACTTCTTTATGAGATCTTACGAATAAATTTGGATGTTCGTGATATTGATAGAGGAGTCAATGTGATTCGGCACAGACTTCGCTCTAAAAGAGTTCTCCTcattcttgatgatgtggatgaaTTAGTCCAACTAGAAAATTTAGCTGGTGATCGTAATTGGTTTGGTTTAGAAAGTAGGATCATCATAACAACAAGAAATCGACATTTGCTAAATAACCCTAAAGCTGATTCAGTATACGAGGTGGAGGTATTGGACGACAATGAAGCTTTTCGACTCTTTAGTTGGCATGCTTTCGAGGAAGAAGAACCGATTGAAAATTATGTGGAACTTTCTAAAAAAGTATTGCAATATGCTCAAGGCCTTCCActagttttatcaattttagGTTCGAATCTAAAAGGTCGAAGTTTACATCAATGGGAAAGTGCATTGGATAAGTATAGAAAAACTCCCAATGGAAATATTCAGAAAGTACTTCAAGCAAGTTATGATGGGTTGGAAAATAATGAGAAGGATATGtttcttgatattgcatttttctttaaaggagAACTCTTGGCTAATGTCATAAAAATATTTGACAGTTGTGGTTTTTCACTAGATGATGGTATCAACAGGCTTATAGACAAGTGTCTTATTACTGTTGATAGCAATACATTGTGGATGCATGATGTTCTACAAGATATAGGTCAGGAAATTGTTAGACTACAATCATCCAAAGAACCTGGTAAACGCAGTAGATTGTGGTTTCACGAGGATGTTCGTCATGTGTTAGAAGAAAGTACGGTAAGAGTCACAAAAAAAAT AGTATGTAAAGATG gCATATTAATAGATTTGCCCCATGGTGAAGACATGATAAACTTGGATTCAGATGCGTTTGTATCAATGAAAGGACTAAGAGTTTTTATAAATCATAATGCACATTTTTCTAAAGGGCCAAATTATCTCTCTAATGAGTTAAGAGTACTTGATTGGTCTAAATGTCCTATGCAATCTTTACCACCCAATTTCAATGGAAAGAAACTCGTCGTCTTTCGAATATGTGATAGCTTGGTCACGGAGTTAGGCCAGAGATTCAAG AACTTGAGAACTATGGATCTCATTGATTGTAAATTCTTAACGAAGATTCCAGATCTTTCAAGTGCTTCAAATTTGGTggaattgaaagttgaatattgTGCCAATCTAGTTGAGGTGCACGATTCTGTTGGATTCCTGGATAATCtctcttttttgtcttttgtaGATTGCCCTAACCTCTCAATATTTCCAAGAAGCCTCAAGTTGAGATCTCTACATAAGCTTAATTTTAACGGTTGCACAAGCTTTCGTAATTTTCCTGAAATTGAGGGTAACATGGAAAATTTACGTACATTACATGTAGAGGGCACTGCAATTGAAGAACTTCCTTTAAGAAATCTAGTTGGGCTTTCTGTTTTAAATCTAACAAGATGCAAAAAACTTGTTGGTCTCCCAACTTGCATTCttgtttttcaaaatattttaaattttggaagGATGGTTGATAACAAACAATCTGTTGTGGCTATTGAGCATACAACAATGGAAGACGAGATCATATCATCAAGTGAAGAACAACTCCATGAATTGCAACCTCCAGCAAATTCAAGCAATGGGAGCACTTCATTACAAGTGTTGAATCTTCCAAATTGTTGCCAATCAGAATCAAATTTGTGTCCATTATCAAATTTGTTTACAATGTTTAATTCCAAGGCCATTTTGTATCAATTAATTGTGTTTAATAGTACAATTGTTAGCCTTCCCACTTGCATCAAAGGATTTGTCAAATTGACTTTTCTTGATTTGAGCCATTGCAAGAAACTTAAAGAAATACTAGAACTTCCACCAAATATAAAGAAAGTTTGTACTTCGGAATGCAAGTCATTGAAAAGCTTTCCAGAAGTATCACAAATATTGCAATTCCATAGAAGCCACATCAGATCGTTAGCATCAATTAACTTGTCCGACTGCGACAAAATGCACGTGAATGTATGGAATCGTCATGGGCCAAATCCTTTATTGctgaag GGATATTATAATAAAGTGTCATCAGATAGTGGGCGTTTTATGAGGCCTGATGATGTACAACTGAGTGGAACAAAAGCTTGGGTTATAGATATTGAGGGGCCACACTATTTGGAGAATATTAGTGGGATAGGATTATATTGTGTTGTGTTTTATAAACCTATGACATAG